A segment of the Acidobacteriota bacterium genome:
AGCCGGCGCCGGCGGGGCCCACCACCACGCGCTTGCCCCGCAGATCCTGAATGCTCCGGACGCCGGAGCCCTCCGGAGCGATGAAGAGGGCGACGTTGGGTGCCAGGGTGACCACCGAGCGCATGGGATAGGCGCGATCCCAGCCGCCCTCGCCGCGGACGGCGAAGTAGGTGATGGCGGCGTTGGAGAGGGCCAGGTCGAGCTGCCCCTGGGCCAGGCGGCGAATATTCTCCTGGGAGCCCTTGGTGGCCTCCGCCGTCACCCGCCAGCCGTCCTCCCGGTGGTGGCGATCGAGAACCTCCGCCAGGGCGCTACCGACGACGAAGAAGGCGCCTCCCGGAGGCGCCGTGCCGAGGCTCAGGAAGCGGGTTTCCGGCGCCGCCTCCGCGCCGTCCTCTCCACCCTCCGGCGTCCCGCCACAGGCCGCCGCGAGCAAGAGCAACAGAGCCAGAGCCAGGATCGGCAGCGCTGCCCAAATCTTGGCGGCGGAGCGGATGGAATCGGAACGCTGGGTCATGGAGCGTGGGGTCATGAGGCCTCCTCGGCAATCGTCACCGGCAGTCGTCACTGGCGGGTGGGGAAAATCTGCGAGCTCAGTCTAACCTACCCCTTCGCATTGTCGCCGGGCTGCATTCTGAACGGATCACAGCGTCCAGGGTTGCAGTCGCCTTGCATCCCATTCCGAGGCTGGATAGGATGCCTGCGACTTCCAAAGCTCTGAATCGTCTGCTTCTTTCCATCACCGAACGGACGGATCCAAATCCCATGGTCAAAGTCTTCGTACCAAAGGAGAGGCGCGCCGGGGAGACCCGCGTGGCCGCCACCCCCGAAACGGTGAAGCATCTCGTCGGCGACGGGCTGGAGATTACCGTCGAAGCCGGAGCCGGCACGGCGGCCAGCTTTTCCGATGAGGCTTACGGCACCGCCGGTGCCCTTATCGCCACCGACCCGGCAGCGGCCTGGGCGGAGGCGGATCTGGTGCTCAAAGTGCAATGCCCCGACGCCGAGGAAATCGGCCGGCTGCGCGAAGGAGCGCTGCTCATCGGGCTGCTTTCACCCTTCGACAATCTCGACGCCGTCCGCCAGCTGGCCGCGGGCAAGGTCACTTCCTTGTCCATGGAGCTGGTGCCGCGCATCAGCCGGGCCCAGAGCATGGACGCGCTGTCCTCCCAGGCGAGCATCGCCGGTTATAAAGCGGTGCTGCTGGCGGCCTATCGGCTGCCCCAATACTTCCCGCTGCTGATGACCGCCGCCGGCACCATTCCGCCGGCCCGGGTGGTGGTGATGGGCGCCGGCGTCGCCGGCCTCCAGGCCATCGCCACCGCCAAGCGCCTGGGCGCGACGGTGGAGGTCTCGGACATTCGGCCGGCGGTGAAGGAGCAGGTGGAATCCCTGGGGGCCAAGTTCATCGAGCTGCCCATGGAAGAGACCGGCGAAGGCGAGGGCGGGTACGCCAAGCAAATGACCGAGGATTTTCTGACCAAGCAGCGGGAGATCGTCAAGCGTCGCCTGGCGGAAGCGGACGTGGCGGTGACCACCGCCCTGGTGCCGGGCAAGAAGGCCCCCATGCTGATCAGCGAGGACATGGTGCGGGGGATGAAGGCGGGAGCGGTAATCGTCGATCTGGCGGTGGCCCAGGGCGGCAACTGCGCGCTGTCCAAGCAGGATGAGGAGGTGATGGAGAACGGGGTGCTGATCCTCGGTCCCTCGAACCTCCCGGCCCAGACCATGCCCCAGGACGCCAGCACCCTCTACGCGCGCAACCTGCAGGCGCTGATCCGCCTGATGATCGAGGAGGGCAAGCTCAACCTCGACCTGGAGGACGAGGTCCTCGCCGGCTCGTTGCTCACCCACGAGGGCAAGGTCACCAACGGGCCGGTGGCGGCCCAGCTGGAGGGAGAATCATCATGATGGGAGCACTGCTCGTCGGTGTTTATGTCTTCGTGCTGGCCATGTTCGTCGGCTTCGAGATCATCACTAAGATCCCGCCCACTCTGCACACTCCGCTGATGTCCGGCGCCAACGCCGTGTCCGGTGTCACGGTCGTGGGCGCGCTGATCGCGGCTCGGGAGGGCAACTCGGACATCAGCAGCCTGCTGGGCCTGGCGGCGATCATCTTTGCCACCATGAACGTGGTGGGTGGCTTCCTGGTCACCGACCGTATGTTGAAAATGTTCAGCCAGAAGAAGAAAGCCAAATGAGCGGCCATCTGACCTCCTCCGTGGTGCCGATCCTGTACCTGGTATCGGCGGTTCTTTTCATCCTCGGCCTCAAGGGGCTGACGCGGGTGCGCACCGCCCGCCGGGGCAACCTCTTGTCGTCGACGGCGATGCTCATCGCCATCCTGGCGACCCTCATCGACATCGACATCATCCACCCGCTGTGGCTCATCGTCGGCTTGGTGATCGGTGGAGTCCTGGGCGCCATCGCGGCGTTGCGGGTGGCCATGACCTCCATGCCCGAGATGGTGGCCCTGCTCAACGGCAGCGGCGGCGGCGCCTCGGCGCTGGTGGCCCTGTCGGTGGTCTGGTTGATGGTCTTCGAGCGCGAGGGCGGCACCGGCGGCCAGACCGTTTCCGGCTTGATGCAGGCACCTACCGCCTACACCACGGTGCTCTCGGTGCTCATCGGCTCCCTCACCTTCAGTGGCAGTCTGGTGGCCTATCTCAAGCTCAAGGGGCGCATCTCCGGCCAGCCCATCCTGCTGCCCGGGCGCCACGTGGTCAACGGTCTCCTGGTGCTGGGCTCCTTGGGCGCCGGCGTGTACTTCGCCTCCGTGGTCACCGATCCGGCCCTGATGGCGACGATCATCCTCGGCATCACCGCCGCTTGCCTGGTACTCGGCGTCCTGCTGGTGATTCCCATTGGCGGTGCGGACATGCCGGTGGTCATCTCTCTGCTCAACTCCTACTCCGGTTTGGCGGCCTGCGCTACCGGCTTCGTGCTGCAGAACAACGTGCTGATCATCAGTGGCGCGTTGGTGGGCGCTTCGGGCCTGATCCTCACCCAGATCATGTGCGCCGCCATGAACCGCTCGCTGGCCAACGTCCTCTTCGGTGGCTTCGGCGCCGAGGACAGCACCGGCGGCAGCGCCGGCGCTTCGGAGTACACCAACGTCAAGTCGTGCTCCGCCGAAGAGGCGGC
Coding sequences within it:
- a CDS encoding Re/Si-specific NAD(P)(+) transhydrogenase subunit alpha, whose translation is MVKVFVPKERRAGETRVAATPETVKHLVGDGLEITVEAGAGTAASFSDEAYGTAGALIATDPAAAWAEADLVLKVQCPDAEEIGRLREGALLIGLLSPFDNLDAVRQLAAGKVTSLSMELVPRISRAQSMDALSSQASIAGYKAVLLAAYRLPQYFPLLMTAAGTIPPARVVVMGAGVAGLQAIATAKRLGATVEVSDIRPAVKEQVESLGAKFIELPMEETGEGEGGYAKQMTEDFLTKQREIVKRRLAEADVAVTTALVPGKKAPMLISEDMVRGMKAGAVIVDLAVAQGGNCALSKQDEEVMENGVLILGPSNLPAQTMPQDASTLYARNLQALIRLMIEEGKLNLDLEDEVLAGSLLTHEGKVTNGPVAAQLEGESS
- a CDS encoding NAD(P) transhydrogenase subunit alpha — translated: MMGALLVGVYVFVLAMFVGFEIITKIPPTLHTPLMSGANAVSGVTVVGALIAAREGNSDISSLLGLAAIIFATMNVVGGFLVTDRMLKMFSQKKKAK
- a CDS encoding NAD(P)(+) transhydrogenase (Re/Si-specific) subunit beta, coding for MSGHLTSSVVPILYLVSAVLFILGLKGLTRVRTARRGNLLSSTAMLIAILATLIDIDIIHPLWLIVGLVIGGVLGAIAALRVAMTSMPEMVALLNGSGGGASALVALSVVWLMVFEREGGTGGQTVSGLMQAPTAYTTVLSVLIGSLTFSGSLVAYLKLKGRISGQPILLPGRHVVNGLLVLGSLGAGVYFASVVTDPALMATIILGITAACLVLGVLLVIPIGGADMPVVISLLNSYSGLAACATGFVLQNNVLIISGALVGASGLILTQIMCAAMNRSLANVLFGGFGAEDSTGGSAGASEYTNVKSCSAEEAAMVLEAASSVIIVPGYGLAVAQAQHTVREMADLLAAQGCDVKYAIHPVAGRMPGHMNVLLAEADVPYEQLYEMERINSEFRNTDVVMVVGANDVVNPAATEDSASPIYGMPILEVHHAGTVMVIKRSLSPGFAGIKNELFEYDNNLMLFGDAKQMLQDLVSELKEAAR